The following proteins are encoded in a genomic region of Maylandia zebra isolate NMK-2024a linkage group LG1, Mzebra_GT3a, whole genome shotgun sequence:
- the sdhaf2 gene encoding succinate dehydrogenase assembly factor 2, mitochondrial, translating into MLSSIVAKRLVTGMCQAAWRPAITGLVSSRGYRGDSPEDTKVDLIEIPLPPWKENPSEPIDIKRRRLLYESRKRGMLENCILLSLFAKRYLNTMTENQLKQYDRLINEPSNDWDIYYWATEAQPTPDVYQGEVMDMLKEFTKNRNHEQRLDAPSLEYLEKENQ; encoded by the exons ATGCTCTCTTCTATTGTCGCGAAAAGG CTGGTAACCGGGATGTGTCAGGCTGCTTGGAGACCAGCAATCACAGGGCTGGTGTCATCTCGTGGTTACCGCGGGGACTCTCCCGAAGACACAAAGGTTGACCTGATTGAGATCCCTTTGCCCCCTTGGAAGGAAAATCCAAGCGAGCCCATCGACATCAAGAGACGCCGCCTTCTCTACGAAAGCCGCAAGAGGGGCATGTTGGAGAACTGCATATTGCTAAG CCTTTTTGCAAAGCGATACCTGAACACAATGACTGAGAACCAGCTAAAGCAGTATGACAGGCTGATTAATGAACCAAGTAACGACTGGGACATCTACTATTGGGCAACAG AGGCTCAGCCCACCCCTGACGTCTACCAAGGAGAGGTCATGGATATGCTGAAGGAGTTCACAAAAAACCGCAATCATGAACAGAGGCTGGACGCGCCCAGCTTGGAGTACttggagaaagaaaaccagTGA